In Halobacterium noricense, the genomic stretch CCTACGAGGCCTGGAAGGGCGAATTCGAGGCCGCAGCCTCCGCGGCGGGTGGCTGGGCGCTGCTGGTCTACGACAGCCACTCCGAGCAGCTGCGCAACGTCGTCGTCGACAAGCACGACAAGGGCGCGCTCTGGGGCTCCCATCCGATTCTGGCCCTCGACGTCTGGGAGCACTCCTACTACTACGACTACGGTCCCGCCCGTGGCGACTTCGTCGACAACTTCTTCGACGTCGTCGACTGGGACGACGTCGCGGACCGCTACGAGGACGTCGCTGCGCGCTTCGAGTAGCGTTACACATCCGCCGTTTTTCTTCGCGCTACGCGTCGTCGGGAGCGACTGGTGCGAACGCGCCGGCACCGTACTCGTCGGCGAGGCCGTGGACGACGTCGGTGAGCGTGCCGAAGTCGTAGCTGGTGCCGTCCGAATCCAGGCCGACGACGACGCCGACCTGGGCGTCGTCGTCCGTGACGAACGTCCGGAACAGCTCCCACGTGTCGAACCCGCGGTGCGTGTACCGGAACTCCGAGTAGTGGAGGCGGTTGTACGTCTGGCGTGTGACGAAGCCGTAACGTTCGTTGTCGAGGTGTTTCTCGACAGCGACGTCTTCGATGCGTTCGGCGACGTCATCGCGGAGGTACAGCGGCTGTTGGGTGCGTTGGTCGAGTACCCAGACGTCTCGGAGAGGGTCGCCGAGCGCGTCGTGGAGGGCGTCGACCAGCGCGGCCTTCCCGTCGTCGAGACCCGACTGGGGCTGCGTGTCGTACGTTGTCATACGGACCGTTCGTCCGTGGTTGCGACGGACGCTCAGATAAGCGTTCCCCACGACCGGCGCGCCACCGGGGGTTTTTTCGTCGCGACGCACGCACGTCGAGTATGCCCGTTCCGAAGGACGACTTCGAGACATTCCACCCGTGTGACTTCTACACGCCGGCGGAGCTCCTCGACGAGGACGAGATGTACACCGTCTACGAGATTGCGCGCCTCCTCCAGGACTTGGCGGCCGACGCGGAACTGGACCCGAACACGGAGAACGTGCTCCTCGATTGGGCGATTCCGTGGATTATGAACCACAGCGACGACCTCGTCGTCGCCGAACCCCGCGAGGAGGAAGAGCCCGGCTACTACGGCGTTGCGGAAGACGCCTGAGGCGTCTTCCGCGGCCCGTCAAAACGCGCAGCGTTTTGCGGACCATCGATACCGAATAGTTACCGCTGTCGGGCGGCCCGCGCCGCCAACTCGATGTTCTCGATTGCGCCAGTCGTGACGCTCGGGCCGTGGCCTGCGTGCATCACGTCGAGGTCGTCGACGACGTCGAGCACGCGGTCGATGCTTCTCAGGAGTGTGTCACGGTCGCCACCCTCCAGGTCGGTGCGGCCGAACGCGCCGTTGGCGAACACGAGGTCCGCGGCGAACAACACGCTCGCGTCCTGCGAGTAGAAGGCCAAGTGGTGTGGCTCGTGGCCGGGTGTGTGCAGGGCCTCGTAGTCGTGGTCGCCGATAGCGACGGTGTCGCCGTCCGCGAGTTCGTGGTCGATGCCATCGTCGCTGGCGTCGAAGCCCCAGGCATCGACGTCGAAGGCGGCTTTCACGTCGTCGAGGTTGCCGACGTGGTCGGGGTGGGGGTGTGTGACAAGTACTGCGTCGAGATCGTCGACGTGCTCGCGGACGGGACTGCCGACATCGAAGTTCGCACCTGGGTCCACGAGCGCCGTGCGGTCGCCCTCCACGAGGAAGGCGTTGCTCGTGAACGCGTCGACGCCGGCAGCGAGATTGGTGGCCATACGCTGGCTACGCTGTCCGACACTTAGGCGTTGGCGGGACGCGAATGCGAGGAGAAGCGTGTGCGGCGGCTGTCGGTCGCTAGCGCGGTGCGCCGACGAGGACGAGTTCGGAGTAGTGGTCGCGGTTGCGAATCTGGCGGGACTCCTCGGCGTCGATGCGGATGGCTTCGCGTTCGTCTAGGGAAACAGTCGCGTCCCCGAACTCCACGTCGACACCACCCTCGACAACGTAGTAGACCTCTTCCTGGCCGGAGTCGCGGTGGTCGTGTTCCATGCCCTCGGCGTTGGGTTCCATCGTGAACAGCGTGAACGCCACCTCCTCGGTGTCGAGGGCGTCTTTCATTCGGAACATCTTCGCGCGGGCGTCGTCCGGCAGCGCCGATTCGGCGTCAGCTATCGTCGCCTTCTGGTACGGCATACCGGGAACTGGGGCAGGCCGGTACTTCTGGTTAGTGGCCGTTGCCTTCGGAGCGCTTTTGTCCACGGCGCGAGCATCCACGTCCAACATGCGAGTCCGTCTTCTCGACACGACCGACGACCCGGAAGAACTCATCTGCCGGGGCGCGCGCAACGACTACATGAGCGGCTGGGTCGCCGAACAGGACTTCGAGGAAGCGATGGACGGCGTCGAGGGCGATAATATTGAGGACCAGAAAGCGAACTTCCTCGCGAAGCTCCTCAAGCGCGGGCACTACGGGCCTTTCGAGCACCCGAGCGCGACGTTCGCCATCGAGGGGATGAGTCGGTCGTGTATGGCCCAGCTCACTCGGCATCGGCACGCGAGCTTCGACGTGCAGTCGATGCGGTACGTCGCCTTCGACGAGGTCGACCCCGCGGACGTCGAGGAGGGTGAGATGGTGGTGACGCCGCCGTCGGCGACCGACCCGGATTGGATCGGCCGCAATCAGAAGAACGCGGACGTCGACGAAGAGACTATCGAGCAGCGCGAGGAAATCTTCCAGCAGTCCGTCCGGCAGTCCGTCGAGGACTACCAGGAGTTGCTGGAACTCGGGATGCCGCCAGAGGACGCGCGATTCGTCCTGCCGATTGGGACCGAAGTGAACGTCGTCGTCACGCTGAATCCGCGGTCGCTGATGCACATCGCGGACATGCGGGCGGCCGCGGACGCCCAGTGGGAGATCCGGGACCTCACCGAGCAGCTGCTGGACCTCGCTGCGGAGTGGTGTCCGCACACGTTCGACTACTACGAAGCGGAGATGAAACACCGGAAGAACCGCCTCGCACCCTGAGACTGGGTGTGGCCGTTAGTCGTCGTCCCGGAACCGCTGGACGACGCCCGCGGTGAACGCGACGGCTGCCGCGGCCGCGCCGAACCCAGGCGCATTACCGCCCGTCGACCCCGATGCTGTCGCTGTTTCCGACTGCGTTCCCGTCCCGCTGGTAGTGGATTCGGACTGCTGGACTGATTCTCGGAGTTCGATGCGCTCGGTCGCGCGGACGTCCCGGGAGGACGCCGCGACGGAGACGTCGTACTCGCCGTAGTCGACGGCCCACTCGTCGGCCTCGTCGTCCCAGTACCGGAACGCCTCGCGGTCGAGTTTCACGGAAACCGTCTCGGTCTCGCCGGCGGCGACGTCGGTCTTTGCGATGCCTGCGAGTTCCTTCGGCGGTCGCTCGACGCTTGGGTCGACCGCGCCGACGTACACTTGGACGGCTTCCGCGCCGTCCCGGTCGCCGGTGTTCGTCACGTCGACGCTCACGGTCAGGCCATCCACGGGCGTCGTCGCGGCCCGCGAGACGGACGCGTTCTCGTACTCGAAGGCCGTGTAGGACTCGCCGTGCCCGAACGGGAACAGCGGCTCGATGTCGTGCTCGTCGAAGTGACGGTAGCCGACGAACACGCCCTCGTCGTAGTACGCGGTTCCGTCGATGCCCGGGTAGCCGCGCGCGCCGTTCGGTAGCGAATCAACTGCCTGCGGGAGGTAGTCGCCGAGGGACTCGGCGAACGTGACCGGCGTCTTCCCGGAGGGGTTCGTCTCCCCGAACAGGACGTTTGCGAGTGCGCGACCGCCTTCCTGGCCTGGGAACCAGAGCTGGAGGACGGCCGTCACGGCAGCCAGCCACGGCATCGCGACCGGCGACTCCGCGTTCGAGACGACGGCGGTGTCGGCGTTGGCGTCCGCAACCGCGGAGATGACTGCGTTCTGGTTGCCGGGGAGCGCGAACTCGTGGCGGTCGTCGCCGTAGAACGTGTCCGTCTTCGCGAGCACGATGGCTGTGTCCGCGCTCGCGGCGGCATCCGCAGCCTCCTGGACGGCCGCTGGTGGCGTCCATTCGAGGTTGACGGGCGGCGTGCCGACGGCGTCCACGCGAATTTCGTGAGACTGCCCGGCCTCCAGTTCGAGCGTGTACTCCTCGGTCTTCGGCCCCATGAAGCCGCCACCTTCGTTCGTGACGACTTCCTCACCGTCGACGTAGAGGCGACTGGGCGCTTGGCTCGTCAACGCGAGCGCGTACGTCCCCGACTCCGACGGCGTGACGGTCCCGGTCCAGCGAACGGAGACGTTCTCGGCGTCGATGCCCGAGAGGTCGTCTTCGGTCAACGCCACGTTGTCCTCGACGCGAGTGCGCGTGGGCGACCCCGACCAATCGGCGTTCGGGTAGTACTTTGCAGTGAGGCCAGCGCCGTTCCCCGACGCCGGCGTGAACGCGTCCGGGCCGACGAGTTCGCGCGGGTCGGTCGCGACGGTGGTCACGGTGACGTCGCCGGCGACCTCTCGAATGCCGTCGGCAGGACTGATGCGTCGAATCGCGTCGATGTGGTCGCTCCCGCCGACGCTGGGCTTGAACGACTCGACGTTCGGGCCGACGAGCGCGAGTTCGTCCAGCGAGTCCGCGTCCAGCGGGAGCAGGTCGTCGTTTTTCAACAGGACGGTGCCCTCCTCGGCGACGTGTTGGGCGGTCTGGTAGTGCTCGTCGGTGCCGCGAGCGGGGTCGCTGCCGGCCTGTTCGCCGGCGAGCGCGCCGGTCTGCTGTTGGGAGTGCAGTCCTCGCTGGACCATGTCGTCGACGACCGTCGTCTCGTTGACGCGGTCGGCTTCGACGGCGTCCGCGAGCGCGTCCCCGAAGTACGTCCCGCTGGGCATCTCGACGTCGAGGCCGTTGACGGCCGCGTGGACGGTACTGTGGGTGCCGCCCCAGTCGGAGACGACGAGCCCGTCGAACTCCCTCTTTGAGGATGTCGTCGAGCAGGTCGTCGTGCTCGCTGGAGAAGATGCCGTTGATGCGGTTGTACGCGGTCATGATTGCGCCCGCGTCGCCGTCGGCGACGGCGGCCTCGAACGGTCGGAGGTAGAGTTCGCGGAGTGCGCGTTCTCCGACGACGACGTTGTGCTCGGAGTACGAGAAGTAGTCCAGGACGTCGCCCGTCGAACTCGCCTGGTTGTAGCACGCGAAGTGCTTGGGTGTCGCGATGACGCCCTCTGATTGGACCGCGCCCGTGTAGGCGGCGGCGATGGTGGACGCGAGGAACGGGTCTTCGCCGAGCGTCTCGGCGTTGCGTGCGTGGAGGGGCACGCGGAACAGGTCCATCGAGGGGCCGAGCAGCATCTGTACGCCGCCGGATTTCGCTTCGCGGGCGATGGCGCGGGCTTGCTCGTCCACGAGGTCCGGGTCGAAGGTGGCTGTGGCCGCAATCGGGTGCGGGAACGCGGTTGTCGGGTCGCCGAGTGAGGCTCCCGTCGGCCCGTCGGCCATCACGATGCTGGGGACGTCGAGGCGTTCGACTCCGGGGAGTGTGCCGGCGACGCCGTCCGGGCCGCCGCTGCCGCCACGGGTGCGTCGGACTTTCTCGTCGAGGGTCATCTCGGCGACGATGTCCGCGACGTCTCTGGTGTCGGTTGCTTGGGCGGCGGCGAGGTCGGTTGCTGTGAGCAGCGGGACGGCGGCGGTTCCGCCCGCGGCCTTGAGGAACATTCGTCGTGTCGCGCCAGTCGTGTGCTCACCGTTACCGTGTGTGTCGTCTGGCATCCAATCGAGAACATACACGGAATTAAATAAATGTTTGTACAGCTATTGAGTGTATTTTTGGAAATAATTTTCCACTCGTTGTGAAACATTTTCTCCCAATACAGCTACCGAGGAATACGTGGCCGCTGTGCGAGCGCCGCGAACCACACGCTGTCCCACTCCGTGCCTTCTTGAGTGGCGACATCATCGGATGGCCTAATGACCGACGACGCGCGCCTCGTCTCCCGGCTCCAACAGTTCGGGTTCTCCGAGAAGGAAGCCAGCGTCTACCTCGAAGCCGTCGAACGCGGCCGCGGCACGCCGAGCGACCTCGCCACGGACGCCGGCGTCTCCACCAGCTACGTCTACGACGTCTGTGACGACCTCGAACGAGAAGGACTGGTCACTGTCGACGACCACCAGACACCCACGCAAATCCGTGCGACACCGCCCTCGGAGGCACTCGAAGAGCGCGTCCACACCATGACCGAGACGATGCGCGAACTCGACGAACAGTACGAGCGCCCCGACGACGACTTCGACACGCTCGAACTAATCCGGTCGCGCCAGACGCTACTGCGGCGCGTCCGGTCGTTCGTCGAGGCCGCCGACGACGAAGTATTCGTGACGCTCCCGGCAGACGCCTTCGACGAACTCGCGACCGTAATCCGGGGTGCCGTCGAACGGGGCTGTCTCGTCCTCGTCGCTGTCAGTGGGCTCGACGAGGCCACCTTGGACGCTCGATACGGCGACGTGGCCACTGTCGTCAAGTCGTGGTCGAAAGACGAGTCCATGTACCTCTGTATCGACCAGCAGCGTGGCGTCATCGCGCCAGCCACCCTCCTCGGCTGGGACCACGGCGACGCCAGCGCCGTCACGTTCCAGAACTACTCCACCGCGGTCGCCATCGAGAGCGCGTTCCTCGGCACCGTCTGGGCAGCCTCCGAACCGCTGTCCGTTCGCCGTCCCGCTGCGCTCCCCCACGATTACGGCGACAACTTTCGGCGCGCACTCTACGACGCCACCCTCCTCCGCCGTGCCGGCCGTAGCGTCGATGCGATGCTGTCAGTCCGGCCGACCGAGACCAGCGAGGACCCACAGACGATTACGGGGACGATTACCGGGACGAAACAGGGGCTCGTCGCTCCCAGGACTAGCGATTTCGGGATGGAGAACATGCTCTCCGTCGACACTGGCGACCGGTCGGTGACTGTTGGTGCGGTCGGTGCGTTCCTCGAGGACTACGAGGCGACGAACGTGGTGTTGCGGGACGGCGAGTGAGCGTGCACGCTCGGTTGCGAGTCGATTTATTGCTGTTTTGGCCTGCTCGTCGTTCAAGGGCCTTCCGGAAATATCGATTGTCACAGTTAAGTCCAGCGCAAACTTTAAGTATCACTGGCCCTTACCTATAGTTATAGACGGGTCCCCGGGAGCCCACTGTGGCCGGCATCCCGGACCGGAATTCAACATGAGTACGAAGACAATCCAACAGTACAGCGGAACGGCACAGCACGAGACGGACACGACCGAAACCGAACACGCGCAGACCCACACCTGCCCCGAATGTGGCGGATCCCTCGAACAGGACGAAACTCACGGCGAGACCATCTGTGTCGACTGTGGCCTCGTCGTCGAAGAGGACGACATCGACCGCGGCCCCGAGTGGCGCGCGTTCGACTCCAGCGAGCAGGACGAGAAATCCCGCGTCGGTGCCCCCACGACGAAGCTGATGCACGACAAGGGGCTGTCGACGAACATCGGCTGGCAGGACAAAGACGCCTACGGCAACAGCCTCTCGTCCAGCCAGCGCCAGAAGATGCAGCGCCTCCGCAAGTGGAACGAGCGCTTCCGCACCCGCGACAGCAAGGAGCGCAACCTCAAGCAGGCGCTCGCAGAAATCGAACGCATGGGGAGCGCGCTCGGCCTCCCGGAGGACGTCCGTGAGACCGCCTCGGTCATCTACCGCCGCGCCCTCAGCGACGACCTCCTCCCCGGCCGCAGCATCGAAGGCGTCGCATCCGCGGCCATCTACGCTGCCGGCCGGCAGGCCAACCACCCGCGCAGCATCAAGGAAGTCGCGAACGTCAGCCGCGTCGACGACATGGAGTTCAAGCGGACGTACCGCTACATCGTCCGCGAACTCGGCCTCGCCGTCAAGCCTGCCGACCCCACCAGCTACGTCGGCCGCATCGCCTCTGAGCTCGACGTCGAAGACCACGTCGAACGCCGCGCCCGCCAGCTGCTCGACACCGCCGACGGCACGGGCGTGTTTAACGGTAAATCCCCAGTCGGCCTCGCCGCCGCAGCCATCTACGCTGCCGGCCGCCTGACCGCCACCCGCTCCACGCAGGACGACGTCGCCGCAGCCGCCGACATCAGCACGGTCACTATCCGCAACCGCTACCAGGAACTGCTCGAAGTCGCCGACACCACGTCGGCCTAACGCTCTCCGAGTAGTTCGGTAGCGTCGCCGTCCCTCGATGGATTCCCGAGACTACGTGTGTGTCACTCTCGCAGCGTGCAGCCGAGACGAAACCGTTATTTGTACACCTCGGCTACGAAAGAGTGGACGCGCTCCGTTGGTGTAGTCCGGCCAATCATCTTGCCCTCTCACGGCAAGGACCAGGGTTCGAATCCCTGACGGAGCACTCTTCTGAGGAACGAAGTGACGAAGAAGGAAGCGCACGGAAGGGATTCGAATCCTACCAGTCGCGCGCAGCGAACGGCGTGAGCGAGCACGTCTGGGTCCGGTTCGAATCCCTGACGGAGCACTTCTCTACAACCCACATCGGCCAGCAACAGCCAACCGAGTGCCTCAACGCTCGACTCTGGGTGTTTTATTACAGATCGTACAACTCACGTTTGGTTCGATCAGCTTCAGGTGGTGCTGTGTGTTCGGGTTTTGTGGAGACGGCGCCCAGCCTAACTGTATAGGCATACCCTGGAAGAGGGTGGCTGGGTATTGTAGAGAATGGTGAATCCGATGGCCAGTAAAAACGTCCAATCCGATGGAATCACGGAAGAGTGCACAGCCTGTGGCCGCGAGCAGCCACACAGCGTTACAATCGATATTCTCACCGAAAGCGACAAAGACGAGAACGCGTCGTTCTCTCGGGAACCCTACCGAGTTGCTGAATGCCAGGCCTGCGGCACCACTACCAAAACCCGCATGAACAACGTCTAGCGTGGCCGTTTCCCACCCTCTGGAATACCCTTACTGACCGAACGCAGTCTATTACTAGGTGATCTGATGCGTTCGTTCCGACACAGTCACGCCACCTTCGTTAGTCGAAGCGGAGCATTTCAACGAGACCGGCCTCGCTCGATTCGTGGTGTTCGACCTCCAGTCTCTGCTGATTCGCCAGTGCTACTACCTCTACTCCGAGGCCGTAGCGGATGTCTCGACGGCTGACCTCTGTCGTCACACGCTACTGATTGATGACGACAACCCGCCACCGCTCGTACTGTCTCCTACTGCTCAGCCACGTCGACATCGACGAGAGAGCCTCAAGACCGAGCGACGAAGTACGGCCTCGAAGACGAAATCGACGCCTTGCCCCGGTATCTCGAAACGCACGGTGGAATTGACGACGAACACCTCCCGAGTGGGACGAGTTCCAGGAGTCGGCAGCTGACTACGAGGTGAGTCTACCATAAGACCAACATTCGGCTGTGAGCACATCGAGAACGAGTTCCAGCGAATTGCAGATGGGCTGTCTGATCCACTTACGGTTTGCCTGATCGGTGGTGGCGCGATGGCGGTGTGTGACCTTGTTTGCAGCCACCTTCGAGAGTTCGCTGCTGCCAGTTGGGACAAGTAGAGGGCTCAAAGCTATCCAGCGCGAAAACCCACGGCTTTCGTCGTTGGCTGAGGTTGGGGGTGCTCTTTACGGTTTCTGATCAATTCTCTTCGACACCCGTATTCGAACAAGGTATTCTTAATTCAGCAAAAGTCGAATATTGTCTGGGAAAAGGTTAAGTTATAGGATTTAATCCACCTACATAGAGGAGACTATGACCCAAGAACAATCCATGCCCGCGGGAAACGCGGCAATTGAGGAGCGATACGAGCAGTACCTCATGCCAATCTGGAAAAGCCTCAACGTCCCAATTAAACGCGCTGAAGGCTGTACCGTCGAGGACTTCGATGGCAACGAATACCTCGACGTCTTCTCCGGCATTTCCGTTACAAACGCCGGACATCGAAACGAAGCTGTCGTTGAGGCCGCCAAAGACCAGCTCGATGAATTCATCCACGGCTGTACGTACCTGCACCCACATCAACCAGCCGCGGACCTCGCCGAGAAATTAGCCGAAGTAACACCGGGGGACCTGCAGAAAACCTTCTTCGCGAATTCGGGGACAGAAGCCGTGGAAGGTGCTGTGAAACTCGCCCGGAAGTACACTGGCTCGAAGGAAGTGGTCGCCCTGGAGATGTCCTTCCACGGGCGTACGCTTGGCTCTCTATCTCTTACTGGGAACAAGGCCTACAAGGACGAGATGGCGCCGACGCTGAATGACGTCGCACACGTAGCTCCGCCGTACAGCTACCGATGTCCACGCTGTGATGGCGACTCCTGTACGGCGGATTGCGCAAACCAGCTCGAGCGCATTATTGAAACGCATACGTCCGGTGATCTCGCTGCCGTTATTGTCGAGCCAATCATGGGTGAGGGCGGGATTATCGTTCCGCCGGAGGGGTGGCTTGAACGAATTCAGGAAATCACACACGAGCACGGTGGCTTGCTGATCGTTGACGAGGTACAGACGGGCTACGGACGGACAGGGGAAATGTGGGCTAGCGACCATTTCGATGTTGTCCCAGACATCATGCCGCAAGCAAAAGGGATTGCAAACGGCCTGCCACTCGGCGCATTTACTGCCCGCGAGGAAATCGCCAACGCCTTCGAATCCGGCGATCACCTCTCAACATTCGGCGGGAACCCAGTTGCCTGTGCAGCAGCCCAAGCAACCATCAAGGAGTTACAGGATGGCTTAGTTGCGAATGCACGCGAACAGGGTGCCTGGCTCGGTGATCGGTTAGCTGACCTCGAAGCAGCCTACGAGGTCGTCGGGGATACCCGAGGCCTCGGGCTGATGCAAGGCGTCGAATTAGTCGACCCATCGGAGACGGGGCCGATGGACGTTGCACCAGCACCAGACGCCAAACTCGCAAAACGCGTCGGCAACCAACTCCGTGAAGACGGGATTGTGATGGGCGTTGGTGGGTTCTACTCGAACGTCCTCCGCTTCCAGCCCCCACTCCCGATTTCCCGAGAGCAACTCGAACGCACCGTCACCACCATCGAAGACGCGCTCGACAGAGAAACTCGCTAACTGTCCGTTCTTTCTCCTTCCGACCGTAGAGGGTGGCGTCCACAACAGACAGTGAACTTCATCCATCCAACGAACGCGCTCCCGCTGACCACCACGAAAACGTCGCAATAGATGGGGGTGTCGTCTCTCAATTAATTCCGAAAACTAGGCGTTGAGGGATCCCTTCATAGAGAGCGCACTGTCCGGGACTGTACCGTCGTGATGCCAGCCTCTGGCGTCGTAGTAGGCGTCGAGGGCGTCCTCGAAGCCGGGGAGTTGGTCTTCGTAGGGGAGGCGGTCGTCGTCGCGGTCGAGGCCGCGCTGATTGTTGAAGTGACGCTCCAGTGTCACGATTCGACTGCCGACGTCCAGCAGTTCCTCGAAATCCGCGCCGAACAGCATCTCGTAGCGTTCGGGAGTCATGTAGTCCCTAGAGAATTTGCAGACGACGCCGCTGTCGGTGAGCGCCATCAGGTTCTCGCGTTCGACCAGCCGCTGAGCCTTCCCGTCGAACCCACGGGGAGCCATCGCCTCGTCGTCGGGGACGAGCGGATACTCCACGGAGTAGAAGGTGGCGTACATGTGGTCCGCACCGCGATTCGAAACAGCGTAGGAGAGGCCTTGGCCGTGGAGGATGCGACCCTCGTGGGCAGCGAAATCCATATTCTTGACCGACCAATTCTCGACGCCCAACTCGTCGTGGACGCGCCCAATTCCCTCCGCGAGTTCGTCGCCGACACCCTCGCGGTGGGCGATCTGTTCGACGAGTTCCCAGACGAGGTCCTCGTTGCCGAACTCGTCGTTGGCCGCCAGGTAGGCCGCGACCGTGTTCCCCGCCGAAATCGCGTCAAGGCCGTATTCATCGCAGAGCTGGTTGGACTTCATCACGTCCACGATGTCGTCGACCCCGGAGTTGGAGCCAAAGGCCATCGCCACCTCGAACTCCGGCCCCTCGGTTTCGACGCCGCGGGCCTCGTCGCGGGTTGGGAGTTTGCAGGCGAACGCGCACGCCGAGCACGTTCCTTTCTCGTATTTTTTCTCGGCGATGGCGTCGCCGTTGATGCCTTCGACGCCCTCGAAGGACTGCTCGGAGAAATAATAGGAAGGGAGGCCGTCCATTTCGTTGGCGAGATCCATCACGGACACCGTCCCCTGTTCTTTCATGATGTGGTCGTCGGTGGCCGCCTCGCGGTGTATTTCCATCTGGCCCGTTGGCACGTCGATGTCGGGACGGGAATCACCGTCGAAGGTGAGGGCTTTCACATTCTTCGAGCCGAGGACGGCACCGAGCCCACCACGACCGAACGCGCGTTCCTCGGTCGTCATGACCGAGGCAAAACGGACGAGATTCTCGCCGGCCGGGCCGATACAGGCGACGTGTTCGGATTCGAGGCCGTGTTCGGCCTCGATGTGCGCGCACGTCTCCGGGACCGTCGCACCAACTAGGTCCGGCACTTCCTCGAAGGTGACGCCGTCGTCGCGGACGTGCACGATGACGAGGTTGTCGCTGGCTCCGGTGAGTTCGATAGCGCCGTAGCCCGTCTCCGCAAGGTGTCGGGACATGAATCCGCCTGCGTTCGAGGAGAGCAAGCCGTCAGTCAGCGGGGAGACGGCCGTTGCGTTCATCCGGCCGGTAAAGCTCATGTTCGAGACCTGCATCGGCCCCGTGGTGAACACGAGGCGGTTCTGCGGCCCGAGCGGGTCCGCGTCGAAGGGTGTCCGGTCGTAGACCAGTTTCGTCCCCACCCCACGCCCGCCGATGTATTGCTGGAGGGTTGCGTTGATGTCCGTTTCTGTGGTAGTCTGTTCGGTCAGGTTAGTGGTGAGGAGCGGCCCTCGGCTATGGAGCATAACTGGATACTGTTTCTCTAATACAATAAATCTTAATCAGAATTCATAACCTTGGCGTATAGTGGTATTATGTTCAACTAATTTGGGTTGCTAGCCGGTACGCGTGTTGTTGGCGAGAGAGTGGCTGCCGCTGTTGGTACAGAAGCGCCTGTGTTGACTCCGGTTCTATATATAGGTTATTTCCTGAACACCGTTCAAGAGTTGCTAAAGATATAACAGTGAGTAGGTAGTAGTTTTCTACACCGAGCGCAGTT encodes the following:
- a CDS encoding aspartate aminotransferase family protein, which gives rise to MPAGNAAIEERYEQYLMPIWKSLNVPIKRAEGCTVEDFDGNEYLDVFSGISVTNAGHRNEAVVEAAKDQLDEFIHGCTYLHPHQPAADLAEKLAEVTPGDLQKTFFANSGTEAVEGAVKLARKYTGSKEVVALEMSFHGRTLGSLSLTGNKAYKDEMAPTLNDVAHVAPPYSYRCPRCDGDSCTADCANQLERIIETHTSGDLAAVIVEPIMGEGGIIVPPEGWLERIQEITHEHGGLLIVDEVQTGYGRTGEMWASDHFDVVPDIMPQAKGIANGLPLGAFTAREEIANAFESGDHLSTFGGNPVACAAAQATIKELQDGLVANAREQGAWLGDRLADLEAAYEVVGDTRGLGLMQGVELVDPSETGPMDVAPAPDAKLAKRVGNQLREDGIVMGVGGFYSNVLRFQPPLPISREQLERTVTTIEDALDRETR
- a CDS encoding aldehyde ferredoxin oxidoreductase family protein; amino-acid sequence: MLHSRGPLLTTNLTEQTTTETDINATLQQYIGGRGVGTKLVYDRTPFDADPLGPQNRLVFTTGPMQVSNMSFTGRMNATAVSPLTDGLLSSNAGGFMSRHLAETGYGAIELTGASDNLVIVHVRDDGVTFEEVPDLVGATVPETCAHIEAEHGLESEHVACIGPAGENLVRFASVMTTEERAFGRGGLGAVLGSKNVKALTFDGDSRPDIDVPTGQMEIHREAATDDHIMKEQGTVSVMDLANEMDGLPSYYFSEQSFEGVEGINGDAIAEKKYEKGTCSACAFACKLPTRDEARGVETEGPEFEVAMAFGSNSGVDDIVDVMKSNQLCDEYGLDAISAGNTVAAYLAANDEFGNEDLVWELVEQIAHREGVGDELAEGIGRVHDELGVENWSVKNMDFAAHEGRILHGQGLSYAVSNRGADHMYATFYSVEYPLVPDDEAMAPRGFDGKAQRLVERENLMALTDSGVVCKFSRDYMTPERYEMLFGADFEELLDVGSRIVTLERHFNNQRGLDRDDDRLPYEDQLPGFEDALDAYYDARGWHHDGTVPDSALSMKGSLNA